Proteins from a genomic interval of Nostoc sp. TCL240-02:
- a CDS encoding RNA methyltransferase, with protein sequence MGLAGLRIVLVEPAGPINIGAIARVMKNFGLYNLVLVNPQCDPLSTEALMMAVHAQEIIESAELVATLPEALHGCVRAIATTGRVRSLETPLENPRTALPWLLEEPEKPTALIFGREDRGLSNEELNYAQRFVGIPTSKDYVALNLATAVAICCYELSQSAQQFDTQTITQTELAPLDVLEGYYQQLESLLLKIGYVYPHTAASRMGKFRQLYNRAHLKTREVAMLRGILQQVEWALKNQRDSENL encoded by the coding sequence ATGGGCTTGGCTGGATTAAGAATTGTGTTGGTAGAACCAGCTGGGCCGATAAATATTGGGGCGATCGCCAGGGTAATGAAAAATTTCGGTCTATATAATTTAGTATTAGTCAACCCCCAATGCGATCCGCTATCGACAGAAGCTTTGATGATGGCTGTTCATGCTCAGGAAATTATAGAATCTGCGGAATTAGTAGCCACCTTACCAGAAGCATTACATGGATGTGTACGGGCGATCGCTACCACAGGTCGGGTTCGCAGTTTAGAAACACCTTTAGAAAACCCCCGCACTGCACTACCCTGGTTACTGGAGGAACCAGAAAAACCCACAGCGCTGATTTTTGGCAGGGAAGACCGGGGATTAAGCAATGAAGAATTAAATTATGCCCAGAGGTTTGTTGGTATTCCCACCAGTAAAGATTATGTAGCCCTGAATTTAGCTACTGCCGTGGCAATCTGCTGTTATGAATTGTCACAATCTGCCCAACAATTTGACACTCAGACCATAACCCAAACTGAACTCGCACCCTTAGATGTTTTAGAAGGATACTACCAGCAATTAGAATCACTATTACTGAAAATTGGTTATGTATATCCCCATACAGCAGCTAGTCGCATGGGAAAATTTCGCCAACTATATAATCGCGCTCACCTGAAAACTAGGGAAGTAGCCATGCTGCGAGGAATTTTGCAGCAAGTAGAATGGGCTTTGAAAAACCAGAGGGATAGTGAAAACTTGTAA
- a CDS encoding S-layer family protein — MSVTSAWLGLISGILTGAMWSGLANAQVTPDGTLNTTVFQNGNNFTITNGNRVGNNLFHSFSQFSIPSKGSAFFNNTLDIQNIFSRVTGGNISSIDGLIKANGSANFFLLNPTGIMFGLNAKLDIGGSFLGSTASSIRFADGVEYSVANPTTSPLLTMSVPIGLQMGNNPGAINIQNTGHRLVFPINPFASSPDRSNNPVGLGVNPGNTLALIGGDITLDGGVLNTPSGHIELSSVRNGTVNLNTSSPRWSFDYGNLQTFGNIYLSHQSLTDASGTPAGSIHFQGQKISFNDASAALLVNQGSQNSGDINVNASESLELGGLGTDGFPQSLLRADNFGDGAGGNIVVSASQVFLHDGGSFHGFNFGKGLGSNISVEIEDLLQIVGLSPISGFASSLNTNTSNSGKGGDIRVVTNKLQVLDGAVIGNSSLGNGIGGNTTINATDFIEVIGENPQNLADSVIVVGTFSQANAGQLTINTSKLRVRDGGGIVASTVNSGNGGDLLINASDTVEVSGVGSISRLPSRIGARAELLAPPIRQLFRLPDVITGNIGKLVVNTPRLQITDGAIVGVDHQGVGDAGKLEINAHSIRLDNGGSVTAATAQGEGGNIFVQANDLILRRGSSIVTNAGGIGNGGNITINSPIIVGLENSDIIANAVVGKGGNINIATKGIFGLEYRLQLTPENDITASSQFGVNGTVQINNIGVDPNSGLVELPENVTDQSQQIASGCSANQGSTFVATGRGGIPQNPTQEIGSDRTWSDIRDISAYRKTQPVEAQIPPSSEVLVQATSWHRNADGKIELITDKSPVQVQQALNCAAVPKS; from the coding sequence ATGAGTGTGACCTCTGCTTGGTTAGGTTTAATTAGTGGAATACTAACAGGTGCGATGTGGTCTGGTCTTGCCAATGCCCAAGTTACTCCCGATGGAACCCTTAACACTACCGTCTTCCAAAATGGTAATAACTTCACTATTACTAATGGAAATCGTGTTGGCAACAATCTTTTCCACAGCTTCAGCCAATTCTCAATTCCTAGCAAAGGCTCTGCATTCTTCAATAATACTTTAGATATCCAAAACATTTTCAGTCGCGTCACTGGGGGCAATATTTCCAGCATTGATGGTTTAATTAAGGCAAATGGTAGCGCCAATTTCTTTCTGCTCAATCCCACTGGGATTATGTTTGGTCTGAATGCCAAACTTGATATTGGTGGTTCATTTTTAGGTAGCACAGCGTCAAGTATCCGCTTTGCCGATGGAGTAGAGTATAGTGTCGCAAATCCTACGACTTCGCCATTATTGACGATGAGTGTGCCGATCGGTTTACAAATGGGAAATAATCCCGGTGCTATTAACATCCAGAACACTGGTCATCGTTTGGTGTTCCCGATCAACCCTTTCGCCTCTTCTCCAGATCGAAGCAACAATCCTGTAGGATTAGGTGTTAACCCTGGCAATACCTTGGCATTAATAGGGGGAGATATCACCTTAGATGGTGGAGTGTTAAATACACCCTCTGGACATATTGAACTCAGTAGCGTCAGAAATGGGACAGTTAATCTGAACACTTCGTCTCCTCGTTGGAGTTTTGATTATGGCAATCTTCAGACATTTGGTAACATTTATCTGTCGCATCAATCCCTGACCGATGCCAGTGGTACTCCTGCGGGTTCGATTCACTTTCAAGGTCAAAAGATTAGCTTTAATGATGCTTCTGCTGCCTTATTAGTTAATCAAGGAAGTCAAAATTCTGGCGATATTAACGTTAACGCTAGTGAGTCCTTAGAACTAGGGGGACTCGGCACTGATGGATTTCCACAAAGTTTATTGCGTGCTGATAATTTCGGTGATGGTGCTGGGGGTAATATCGTGGTTTCTGCCTCACAAGTATTCCTCCACGATGGTGGTTCTTTTCATGGATTCAATTTTGGTAAAGGTCTAGGAAGTAATATCTCTGTAGAAATTGAAGATTTGCTTCAGATTGTCGGATTATCACCGATTAGTGGATTTGCCAGTTCACTAAACACAAACACCAGTAATTCTGGGAAAGGTGGTGATATTCGAGTAGTTACCAACAAATTGCAGGTTTTAGATGGTGCTGTCATCGGCAATTCTAGCTTGGGAAATGGTATAGGAGGTAATACCACGATTAATGCTACTGACTTCATCGAAGTGATCGGAGAAAACCCACAAAACTTAGCTGATAGCGTCATAGTTGTCGGCACATTCAGCCAAGCAAATGCAGGTCAATTAACCATTAACACTTCCAAGTTAAGGGTGCGAGATGGAGGAGGCATTGTTGCTTCTACCGTTAATAGCGGTAATGGTGGGGATTTGCTAATCAATGCTTCAGACACTGTTGAAGTCAGTGGAGTAGGTAGTATTTCTCGTCTTCCTAGTCGAATTGGTGCTAGAGCAGAATTACTGGCACCACCCATTCGGCAACTATTTAGATTACCAGATGTGATCACAGGTAACATAGGTAAACTCGTTGTTAACACCCCGCGCTTGCAGATTACAGATGGGGCAATTGTAGGCGTTGATCATCAGGGTGTTGGCGATGCAGGAAAACTGGAAATTAACGCACATTCAATCCGGCTCGACAATGGTGGTAGCGTGACCGCCGCTACTGCTCAGGGTGAAGGTGGTAACATTTTTGTCCAGGCTAATGACTTGATCTTGCGCCGTGGTAGTTCAATTGTTACTAACGCAGGTGGTATTGGCAACGGTGGCAACATCACTATTAACTCTCCGATCATCGTTGGATTAGAAAACAGCGATATCATTGCCAATGCCGTCGTAGGTAAGGGCGGTAACATTAACATTGCTACTAAAGGCATATTCGGTTTAGAATATCGCCTCCAACTCACCCCAGAAAATGACATCACTGCCAGTTCACAATTTGGGGTTAACGGTACGGTTCAAATTAATAACATTGGTGTCGATCCCAATTCTGGCTTAGTAGAACTGCCAGAGAATGTCACTGACCAATCCCAGCAAATTGCTAGTGGTTGTTCTGCAAACCAAGGTAGTACTTTTGTGGCAACAGGACGAGGTGGCATACCGCAAAATCCTACGCAGGAAATTGGGAGCGATCGCACTTGGTCTGATATCCGCGACATCTCTGCATACCGCAAAACACAGCCAGTAGAAGCCCAAATTCCCCCATCCTCAGAGGTTCTTGTCCAAGCCACTTCTTGGCATCGCAATGCTGACGGCAAAATCGAGTTAATCACAGATAAATCTCCTGTTCAAGTGCAACAGGCATTAAACTGTGCTGCTGTTCCCAAGAGTTAA
- a CDS encoding transposase, whose protein sequence is MKAYSLDLRQKIVDAYACGDISQRKLAKNFGVTLSFVQNLLKRHRELGMIGPKVRTEQTATKLNAEQLEILRQLVIAQPDATLSELRERLYEKTEVLIGVATVNRMVRWKLHLNLKKKSPPHKKR, encoded by the coding sequence ATGAAAGCCTACTCTCTCGACTTGCGTCAAAAAATAGTTGATGCTTATGCCTGCGGTGACATTTCCCAACGAAAACTGGCTAAAAACTTTGGTGTCACCTTAAGTTTTGTGCAAAATTTACTCAAACGCCATCGAGAATTGGGGATGATAGGCCCCAAGGTGCGGACTGAGCAGACAGCAACAAAGTTGAATGCTGAACAGTTAGAAATCCTGCGCCAACTCGTCATAGCACAGCCCGATGCGACGTTAAGCGAATTGCGGGAACGACTTTACGAGAAAACAGAGGTCTTAATTGGGGTAGCTACGGTGAATCGGATGGTTCGCTGGAAACTTCACCTCAACCTCAAAAAAAAGTCTCCACCTCACAAAAAAAGGTAG
- the thrB gene encoding homoserine kinase translates to MSVVSTITVTVPATTANLGPGFDCIGAALKLYNEFKFTRLEEGGLIIHVTGTEAERVQTDESNLLYQAFVKFYQHIEQTPPTVKIEIKLGVPLARGLGSSATAIVGGLVAANQLEGATLSQSQVMELAIAMEGHPDNVVPALLGGCRLAATSGTAWEICDVPWHKDVVPVVAIPNFELSTSEARGVLPTEVSRADAIFNTAHLGLLLRGLETGNGQWLKTALQDKLHQPYRKALIPGYDALNIAAVSAGAYGMVISGAGPTLLALADKLHSEAVEAAMLAAWQEEGITAEVRSLSLDTQGAKSF, encoded by the coding sequence ATGTCTGTTGTTTCTACTATCACTGTTACCGTTCCTGCCACAACTGCTAATTTGGGGCCTGGTTTTGATTGCATTGGTGCAGCTTTAAAGCTGTACAACGAGTTCAAGTTCACTCGTCTAGAAGAAGGTGGGCTAATTATTCATGTCACTGGTACCGAAGCTGAACGAGTCCAAACTGATGAAAGCAATCTCCTCTACCAGGCGTTTGTCAAATTCTATCAACATATAGAGCAAACACCGCCAACTGTGAAAATAGAGATTAAGTTAGGTGTCCCACTGGCGAGAGGTTTGGGTAGTTCGGCGACAGCGATTGTGGGCGGATTAGTTGCTGCCAATCAACTTGAGGGTGCTACTCTTTCTCAGTCGCAGGTGATGGAGTTAGCGATCGCAATGGAAGGACATCCTGATAATGTAGTACCAGCTTTGTTGGGAGGATGTCGTCTGGCTGCTACCAGTGGCACAGCTTGGGAAATTTGTGATGTTCCCTGGCATAAAGATGTTGTACCAGTTGTGGCTATTCCTAATTTTGAACTTTCGACTTCAGAGGCGCGGGGTGTTTTGCCAACTGAGGTGAGTCGCGCTGATGCGATTTTCAATACGGCACATTTGGGCTTACTGCTGCGCGGCTTGGAAACTGGTAACGGACAATGGTTAAAGACAGCTTTGCAAGATAAGTTGCATCAGCCCTATCGGAAAGCTTTGATTCCTGGTTATGATGCTCTCAATATCGCAGCTGTTAGTGCTGGTGCTTATGGTATGGTAATTAGTGGTGCGGGGCCGACACTGTTAGCTTTGGCGGATAAATTACACTCAGAGGCTGTGGAGGCGGCGATGTTAGCTGCTTGGCAAGAAGAAGGAATTACAGCCGAGGTGCGATCGCTTTCTCTCGATACCCAAGGCGCAAAAAGCTTTTAA
- a CDS encoding serine hydrolase, protein MSESSDELTAFSRRQPLNRRQRPQKVQKVAQKKVKANSQQQAANGREAALARQKNRVAPPPTPGTTRRVKSGLVMPMAVKPIPTVKGKIPPFRPGAVMVKTVRMEKPKRGLRSSRKTRLKPMAKTILYVVRLLIVGVGMGAIVGTVLSVLDPANRISTTSAPQSNSNVSRSQPQPTQAPPTASSSLYLSQEIISLKNAVQNLAANNPNLSPGVFLVDLDTGNYVDVNGSTSFPAASTIKVPILLAFFQDVDAGKIRLDEMLTMQQDMVAGGSGDMGSKPAGTKYNALEVVTKMITISDNTATNMLIARLGGMEALNQRFRTWGLTTTTIRNSLPDLQGTNTTSPKELANLMAIVSQGNLVSMPSRDLMLDILRRTQRDTLLPSGLGTGARAFHKTGDIGTMLADTGLIVVPTGKRYIATVMVQRPENDPRAEKLISSISRAAYQEFSQNAVTPNSTTSTIPANGYQPQIGSPALPNSTTGTVPMSGYQPPVVSPVPNDMGSTVPANGYQSPVMNQQYYPQR, encoded by the coding sequence GTGTCAGAGTCAAGTGACGAACTAACAGCTTTCTCGCGGCGACAACCCCTAAATCGCCGCCAACGTCCACAAAAAGTTCAAAAAGTGGCGCAAAAGAAAGTTAAAGCTAATAGCCAGCAGCAAGCTGCCAATGGACGGGAAGCGGCGCTAGCACGCCAAAAAAATCGTGTTGCTCCCCCCCCAACCCCTGGTACTACACGTAGGGTAAAATCGGGATTAGTCATGCCAATGGCAGTGAAACCAATACCTACTGTAAAGGGGAAAATTCCTCCCTTTCGACCAGGTGCTGTGATGGTGAAAACAGTGCGGATGGAAAAGCCAAAAAGGGGCCTGCGTTCATCGCGGAAAACGCGATTAAAGCCAATGGCAAAAACCATATTATATGTTGTGCGATTGTTGATAGTGGGTGTTGGGATGGGTGCAATTGTGGGCACAGTGTTGTCAGTATTAGACCCAGCTAATCGCATCAGTACAACTTCTGCACCTCAATCTAATAGTAATGTGTCGCGATCGCAGCCACAACCTACCCAAGCTCCCCCAACTGCATCTTCGAGCCTATATCTATCCCAGGAAATTATCTCCTTGAAAAATGCCGTGCAAAATTTAGCGGCGAACAACCCAAATCTTTCACCCGGTGTTTTCTTGGTAGATTTGGACACTGGTAATTATGTAGATGTCAACGGCTCTACCAGTTTTCCAGCAGCTAGCACAATTAAAGTGCCGATCCTACTTGCCTTTTTCCAGGATGTAGACGCGGGAAAAATTCGCCTGGATGAAATGCTGACCATGCAACAGGATATGGTAGCTGGTGGTTCTGGAGATATGGGGTCAAAACCAGCCGGAACCAAGTACAATGCCCTGGAAGTCGTCACTAAAATGATTACCATCAGCGACAACACGGCGACAAATATGCTGATTGCGCGATTGGGAGGGATGGAGGCGTTAAACCAGCGTTTCCGCACTTGGGGATTGACAACCACAACAATTCGTAATAGCCTACCAGATTTGCAAGGGACAAATACTACTAGTCCCAAAGAATTGGCGAATTTGATGGCTATTGTGAGTCAGGGGAATTTAGTTAGTATGCCATCACGCGATCTCATGCTCGATATCTTGCGTCGCACCCAAAGAGACACTCTGCTACCATCGGGTTTGGGAACAGGGGCAAGAGCATTCCACAAAACGGGCGATATTGGGACTATGCTGGCAGACACAGGTTTAATTGTTGTTCCTACTGGCAAGCGCTATATAGCTACCGTCATGGTACAACGCCCCGAAAACGACCCTCGCGCCGAAAAACTGATTAGCTCAATTTCTCGTGCTGCCTACCAAGAGTTTAGCCAAAATGCTGTTACACCCAACAGTACCACAAGCACTATACCCGCAAATGGTTATCAGCCCCAGATTGGGAGTCCTGCTTTACCCAATAGTACGACAGGTACTGTACCTATGAGTGGTTATCAGCCTCCTGTTGTCAGTCCTGTACCTAATGATATGGGAAGTACTGTACCGGCAAATGGTTATCAGTCTCCAGTTATGAATCAACAGTATTATCCCCAAAGATAA